A window of Daucus carota subsp. sativus chromosome 2, DH1 v3.0, whole genome shotgun sequence genomic DNA:
caGTTAACTTAAAGCCACAATATCCAGCTTTAAGTCATAAGCAGTTTATTTTTAATCCAGCGAATCATGCTTCTAATTTAAGTAGAATATTTTATACAGAAGTCCATCATCAATAATAAGATTGTGAGCAACAAAAATTTGTTATCtgacaaaaaataattattaatatatactccctctgttcccCAGTAGTTTACCTTGGGCGACGATAATTCGGTACGCATTCTAATCATTCTAATGCTCCtagaaaatttagttttataaaatattttttaatcttttttttgagtaaatgaCAAAGCGGTGGCTGAGTTTTGGCAAGTTTTACAAAACGGTGGCTGGACTTTAAAAGCTACGGAATAGTGGCTGGACTTCACTTCCGTCTTTTAAAAAGGTGACGGCCGTCCATCTCCGTTAATATTCCGCTGTTAActcccaaaaaaataaaaaaacaagggTAAAAAGGGGTTTCAAGTTAAAACAACAATCATTAGCAAGGGTGGTGTATATATACACTAAACAAGTCAGAGACATGGATTACTGCAAGACGTCATTCTCGGGGGATAAATCAAAGGTAAACCCAGCAACAAAGTAGGTGTTTACTTCTGGGGAGATAGTCCTCTATAAGTATACCACTATCTTTACTGAAGAGCCTGAAATATTGCAGTTTAACATACTTCAACAgccaaagatttaaacaaattaCCCCCAGTATATGCCCCCCAACCTTTTTCTGTGGATTAAAATATGATTAGCCCTTTTGCTCAAAGGATTGACTGAATGTATAGCTCTTCTCCCATTTATGTAATTAGTCATCTAAATGCCAGAGTACATGCATGATTCCGAGAATTCCAAAAAAATACCATCGAATTTACGGGCAAATGCCTCCCTAGATCTGGTCTTACCATCACTTAAGGGGTACCGGTACTCATTGCAGAGGTATATACAACACCCTGCAttacaaattaattcaaatCTAACAAACCCAAGGCACTAAATGTGCATTTTGTCTTAGTTTAAGGAAACCCTTACAATTTGGGATATATAGTACACACAACATCCCAAATATACGCTGATAAGATACTAGAACGAGACCAAATTACAAGAGTATATTTTGGTCTCAGGAGATGAACAAGCTGCCTGATTAAAAGGGCCTACATGCCGCCATTTGAAAGTTTGTGGCCAATGTGTGACTGAGTTTTTGCTGCTTGACAGTTGTTTTAACCTAAAACCCCTTTTTACccttgattttataattttttttgggagTTAACGGCGGAAAACTAACGGAGATGGACGGCCGCCACCTTTTTAAAGGGCGGTAGTGAAGTCCAGCCACCATTCCGTAGTTTTTAAAGTCCAGCCATCGTTTTGTAAAATTTGCCAAAACTcagccaccactttgtcatttactccttttttttgataaaaatttgatatttgaatttttatatacaaaacgaaaatctcaaaaataaatcatgaaactgtattttataagagttttaaaatacGTATCAAGTAGTAAAAGAAAACGATAAAGAAACGGGGGAACGGAGGAGGGAGTATATGGACATGAGAAAAGCGATTGAAAATAGCTGACCAAGATAACGACAGGTTTTCACTGCAGTCAAAGCAACGGTGATTGTTGTGCGAGTGGATGAAGGAAAGTAGGAATTCCATTGTTTCATTTAGATGTTGTTTGCCCTTACGTATAAATTAGAAGTTTTATTCGTATCATTTGTATAGATATTTCTAGATTAATATCGGATTTTAGAGTTCACTGATCAACTGCAAGTTGGCTATGAGTTTAGTGATTTTTTTTGCGTATTAGGGTTAAATGTCGTTTTAATTACTCAACTAAATGAAAACTTgtaattgggtcatccaactcaaaaaaaaCTTTCAATCACATCATTGTACTCATAAAAATGTCATTCAGATCACAGGCCGTTACATTCCATTAAAAATTGGACGGAAATTTGTCTAAGCCTGATGAGTTGGCCGGAATAAATCCACCatggcatgtacagtcagctgaaacaacgttttggtcactcaactgactacaaacttgcaatctaGTCATCAAACTCAAGAAACTTTCATTCGGGTCACTGACTATTTCATCCGTCAAtaaatgggaaaaaaaaaacgaaTGAAGAGCTTTCCCACAACACCTAtttctctattaaaaaaattccaaaacttataaacaaatgcaagaaatatacGCACATAACATTAATGGTTTCACATTAAAAAAACGTAATCCTCTTTAATCCCTTTTTACATATTCTTCAGGCTATTTTCCAAAAGCTCATCAAAATTTTGATGGACTTTTCCATAATTACTTAAAGATCTATAAAATGACAATAAATTAATAAGGATAAAATTTTTGTTAGTTAAACCATTGATGATAATGTGCCTATTTGTTGTAAAGAGAGTTTGTAGGAGGCCCTTGACGTTATTGTTGGAGAGATTTATGGTCGGGCTATTAATTTTTTAGCGAATGTAGTTGTCAGTGACCCGAATGAAACTTTCTTCAATTTGATGACCAAAATTGCAAGTTTTGAGatagttgagtgaccaaaacgccactGTTAACTGTTTTTACCACGATGGATTTATTCAAACCAAGTCACCAATGCTTAGTCAGCTTTTCGTCAAAATTTTATCGGAATGTAACGGTCAATCACCTGAATGAAAACTTTTAGGAGTACAATGATGTGACTGAAAATattttgagttggatgatctAATTTCAAGTTTTTGGTCAGTTGAGTGActaaaacgccatttaacccacACAAATAACAACTATCTTTAAACTTGTAATAAAGGTATGCAAATCTTATCATTCACACCATAAAACTATATGAACCATCTGTTATCTAGTATACAAATGTGTGAGGATTGTGGCAACTATAACTCATTTTTGCTAGCTGTCTTGTATACAAGTTCTTGTCtattataaatactagaagGACGGATTACAATTTAGTAGGGCGAACGATGTAGTAGAATAAAGTGGATCTCCTCAAAAAATGACTTCTTTGGTAGGGGAACGCATCAAATATTTACCTAAATCGGTAGGTCCTTGAGCAGAGCCTATGTTAGCCTCCAGCCGTTGGTCTCTAACTAGAGAAGTATATGCTTGAGGTTGAGAAGCTTCTGGTCCAGTGGGTCCGTAAAACTCGCTAGGATAGGCGGTATTATTGAACCAAGCAAAACAACAAGCAATGAAATCAAAGACGGATAAAGCCGTTGAACTATAAGACGTGCCGAAACCGTATATCTCAATTAATAATCAAAACCGCTAATTcaatctaaattttaaatttctcgATTCGATTTCGATTATAAAACAGCATCACacaaaagtaaataaaaaaaaaatcttacttgattcaaaatttgagaaattgaGATTATACTATTTATGcttcaaaataattacaatttaTGATAGATCCTTAAAATCCAACAAATaaagattttataataaatatgcgTAAATGAAATCTTCGCACAGCAACTCTACAAGACTGCAACAGCTTTGCAAGACTGCAacactacaagtctacaacaaTGGTCAATCAGCAATGATCCCACATTATATATACTACTAGTATTTAAGATGTAGTAAATATGTGGAAATGAAATCTTCACACTGCAGCTCTACAAGAATGCAACACTATAATAGTGGTCAATCAGCAATGATCCCAGATTATATAATACTACTAGTGTTTAAGCTCATCATGTTGGGtctttacaaaatttaatttgttgtcttatttgatttttttttttaattaaagcaTAGCTTAACTTTGGTTATTTTTCCCGATTGATATCAATCATTTCTGTTAACTAAAAATGCAAAGATGTTTCTCAGCTGATACATAGATAATTAAAGTCTGTTATACATGTGAATTGAACaaaacaaagttgatattcTAATAGTCAAAACAATATTACAGAATCTGAATGTATCATTTTTAGAAAACACCAGAAGACAATAAGTCAATAATGCAATACTGCTTAGATTCGCAAATTAGAGGTTCATTAATATCCGAGATTCCGTGAGTGTTGTAGGTTGATGTGGTTGCTTGTGTCACGTGAATTTGGTTTTAAATTAGGAAACCAGACAATGAGATATAATATTCTTGTGTTATAGTAGAGCACGTGTGATGTTTATGCTTCGTATTTGGAAACACCCGTAGTTTTCTTTTGGAATGTATTTTGACATCATTTTTCCATGAATGCTTGAGTATTTATATGATCATGTTGATTCTTGAAATGATAAGCTTAATTACAAAACTAGGACATTGTcatgaaatttcaaaaaaagaatGGTTCATTATTTACTTCACCGTCAATTAACAATAACTTCTTTAAGTCATACTCAAAATAGTGGTTGTGCAACCTTCATGTTGGCAATCTTGATTTCAGCTTCATGTCAACCACCTGCATGTTGACTACATATCTTTTGGTGTCATGATaagttaatttttatctatCACAAACAatgaaaattttagatattataaCTTTCAAAACCGTTTAACATGGTTGGGGGTGCACTGATAAgctcttaatattttaattcggcCGCCCTCATAATATTCGTTATGTACCGGATAACCCTCATAACGAGATcaataattatgaattatcaAATTTGTCCCTCCGTTATATTTTTTTGGTTGTATCTCGGTATGAAGGCTAATCGGTACATGAAGGATACTTGAGAGTTGAATCAACCGAGTTAAAATATTGTGACTGTATCGATACGTTAAAATGACATTAACCTATGTTTATAATAAAGCTCTGCCATCTCACTCTGACATGCGCCAACACCAAGACTTGCCGGATGCTTAGAGCACCCCCAGCGGGGGGTCAGTTTATGTCTCGATGCACGACAAATGACTTGGCTGGTGAAAAGTGTCCTTGGACACCACTGGATGAACATCACAGAAATGGTCCAGGGTCACTTCTGTGTCCCCGGCCACTTTACTTTctttattgttttttattaacaaaaaaaatgttaaagcTGCTTTTGTGTGCACTGCTTTAGTAACTGAGTAGTATAGTTCAATGTATACGTTATGTTACCGTTATTAATATTAACGTTGTAATATAACGTATATATTAACGGTAATATTTCTTTCTCCTATAAATACCAATCCCCAAGCTCCTATCATTTACCTTCTCtagttcttaaaaaaaaaatatattagcaaaAGATGAATCCAAACAATACCCCCATCTTCAAACCAAAATCCAAATTCTCAAAATCTAAACCCCCAatttccatatccatatccaaattCATATTTTCCAAACCCACAAAATTTTACCTTTAATTCTCAAAATCCAAATTCTCAATATCAATTTCCACATTCTCAAAATTCTCAATTTCCattttcatatcctcaaaaTTCTCCATACCAATTTCCTTTTCCTCCATTTTCAAATCCACAATTTGAAACACAACAAACACCTATCAATATTCAAAATTCTCCGGAAACACAAGTTCCGACCATTGGTCATGAAAATATTACTGATTTAAATGATGATTGTGAAGAAGCCGAAAAGACACGAGAAACGGTTGGCCTGTGGAAGTGGGTTGAAGATAAACTCTTAATAAGTGCATGGTTGAATGTGTCAATTGATCCACTAATCGGTACTGATCAAAAAAGCAGAAGCATTTTGGGACCGAATCCGTCAATATTGTGAAGAAGATAATCCCGGTGTCATTAAGAGAGGAGTTATGGCAATGAAAAAAAGGTGGCAACGAATAAATGAAGGTGCTCAAAAATTTGGATCGTGTCATGATGAGGCTCAACGACTAGTCGGGAGCGGTTCAAACTTGGACGACATAATTGAGAAAGCTCATGCActtcatttaaaatattacaagAAGAAGTCTAACTTTGACAATCATTGGCGTGAGCTTCGTAGACAACCCAAGTGGAGAACTCCTACAACTAGTGCAAGTTGTAAAGAACTAAATTAAGTAGTTCTGGAGCTTACTCATCGGAGGGAAATAATGATACACCAACATCTGATGAATTTGAACTGATTCATCCTAAAGGTACAAAAGCAGCCAAAAGGAAAGGAAAGGGAAAGGCAACAGCTGCCGAAGTTGAAGAATATGAAGCTTTCGAAGCTAATGACTTGAGGAAAATGACTATAATGGAAACTGTGAATGAAATTCGTCAAAAAGACATTGAGACGTGACAAAGGGAGCTTGAGGCGAAGCAAGCTGAAATGGATTTACAAGTCATTTTGGCAGATACTGGAAAAATGAATGATGCTCAGAGGAAGGCTCATGCAAAATTGCTTGAGAAAATTATGGCAAGAAACTAGCCGTTGGAAGCTAGTGCTTGTTTTATCTCTTTGTAAACTAGCCGTTGGAAGCTAGTGCTTGTTTTTATCTCTTTGTAAACTAGCCGTTGGAAGCTAGTGCTTGTTTTTATCTCTTTGTAAACTAGCCGTTGGAAGCTAGTCCTTGTTTTTATCTCTTTGTAAACTAGTCGTTGGAAGCTAGTCCTTGTTTTTATCTCTTTGTAAACTAGCCGTTGgaatatattcatttttacCTTCTATATAAACTAGgtgcatcatctctttcaattcACATCAACATGAATCAAACACCCACACTAGAAAGCTTCACTGAAGAATTCATTGAAGAATTCGAAGAAGAGTTTTTCGATGACACTAAAAGAAATCGTCAACTCGAGCTCTTTCATAAAATACATGGACAGAGCTCAACATCCACACCTCGAAGAAATATATACAGAGATCGTGAAGGAGGTCATCACCGCCTAGTGAATGATTATTTTTCACCGAATCATGTGTATCCAGAAAATGTATTTCGACGAAGATTCCGTATGGGAAGACATGTCTTTCTTCGTATTGTGGATGCTGTTTCAAACTTTGATCCATACTTCCAACAGAGGATTGATGCAGTGGGAAGAAAAGGTTTATCACCTTTACAGAAATGTATTGCGGCAATGCGTATGTTGGCATATGGTGTATCTGTTGACGCTGTTGATGATTATGTTCGTATTGGAGAGAGTACTGCGGTTGAAGGCTTGAAAAAATTCGTCTCAAATGTAGTTACGATATTTGAGGGTGAATACCTACGAAAGCCGAACTCGAATGACATGCAACGTCTACTACAGATGGGTGAGGCTCGTGGCTTTCCCGGCATGATGGGCAGCATTGATTGCATGCATTGGCAATGGAAAAATTGTCCAAAAGCATGGAAGGGAATGTTCATGAGTGGTCATAAAGGAGTTGCAACACTAATacttgaagaagttgcttcaTCCGATCTTTGGATATGGCATGCATTTTTTGGAGTTGCTGGATcaaataatgacataaatgtTTTAGATCGGTCACCAGTATTTGATGATGTGCTACAAGGTCGTGCTCCAGAGGTAAATTATACTATCAATGGAAACAATTATAATATCGGATATTACTTAACAGATGGAATATATCCTGAGTGGGCAACGTTTGTTAAAACGATACCACGTCCACAAGGTGAGAAAAGaaaattgttttcaaaatatcaaaaaagcCAAAGAAAAGACGTTGAACGCGCGTTTGGTGTGCTACAGTCCCGTTTTGCAATTGTACGTGGTCCAGCACGCTTTTGGGACAAAGAAGATCTTGGGAGAATCATGAGAGCATGCATCATACTTCATAATATGATTGTTGAAGACGAAAGGGACACATATGCCACTCAATTTGGTCAATTACCAACTTATGATGATGCAACAAATGGCTTATCGGAACCAAATTTAGGCGAGGAACCTTCAATCCCGTATGAGACTTATATTCAAAATAGTATGCAGATGCGTGATAGACGGGCACATCGTCAGCTACAAAATGACTTGGTTGAGCATATCTCGTAGTTCCACACCAAtcgttaatttcttttatattgTAACATTTAAATTTGATGTTTTTAGTGTGTTGTTTTTACttcatgtttttttaataatatgatgCATTTTAATTATGagtcattttttaatttaataatgtattcaaattttttaatcacttttatttgattattacaattttaacactagtaacttaaatttaaaaataaattatataatattttattacatatatattataataataatttatgggGTACTACAAAATATGGGAAGTGGGCTTATAGCATTGGATGGGTGGgggtcactttttttaaaaaccCACTTGGGGCTGAGGTGGCAAAAGCGTGTCAGGCGGTAGCAGGGAAATGGTTGTTGTTgctcttagagcaactccagcagcttccctatttcATGTCCTAAGTCTAATTATAAAgaatgtgacataaattagTGCTCGCTGTGTCTTAGAGgtgccttaaatcactaggatcctccttccatgccttattaataaggcaccACTGGTCATgtcttatttgatttctttaataaaaaaatcatttctctctcttattgtaacttattttctctctcttccttccatcttttatcaatctctttccaaatttattattataataataataaggaatgaattataaggatcattgttggagttgaaatacaaaatcttgtcctaaatcactaggattcaatattttataatatttataaggaagacactaagacactgctggagatgctcttagcccCAAAAACAATGTCCCGAAAATGATTCTTGTTTTATCTGGTGATTTGTAAGTTGCTCTTTCTCAACACCTATAATCGATCAGTTGGCTTTGGTAGTCAATTATAGTTGAAAGTTGCATAGTGTCCATCTAGTTTCCTTTATCTTCTCAAGTGATAAATATTCTTGATTGATTAGAATCATGCAAAGCAGCCATTATATAGTTTATATATTACAATGGCTATCCACTTCATTCATATAGTATAATTTTAGGAAGATAAAAAGTTCAAAGGGCCACATTCCACAGAGTTGTTGGGCATACAGCTGCAGAGCTGTTAACACTACTTTCACTTGCCTTCTTATGATAATTAACTCTAAACATCGCTTTCTGAGGTCAAATTCTACCACTACTCAAAGTCTCAAACAATTAATCAACCACTCATACTGGTTAACTTTGGAATATAGGAACCACTAATTTGTTTCTAAAGATGCTTCAGTGATTCCATGCTTATCGTAGAAAAATAGGTCATCTGATCTCTCAATCACACAAGACAAGTTCACCAGGAATTTGAAATAGCAATTCAAACTGACACAGTTAACTGATTGTTCCCAGATACTGTCTGTAGTAATTTTGTATGATCTACATAACTGCCTTGAAGCTTGTTTTCGTTTTACACATTTTCTTGATGTTATGATTAAAAGAACTTGATTTCTAAATACAGTTCAGAATTACCCCCCTGACCACCTTTCTATATTGTCTGTTTTGTGAATCTAAAGATGGTCTTTGATTCttggttaatgagcccggttaactGGAATCGAAACCTCAAACCCATGTATTGGTGTCTGTATTACCATTTGTGATATGGAAAGGGAACCTCATTCCCACTTGATGGATATATCATTCTTTTCACACCCCTTGGAATACTCATTCCCATACCTCTCATTCTCATTCCCGATTCTCATTCTCATCTATTGTCCAAACACCCCCAAAGATGTTCTATATGACTTatgtttttttgtaaattacAAATTATGGCAAGGCAAAGAGCTTGATACAACAGAAAACATCAAATAGTGTTGTAATTCATAAATATGTACATCTGTGAAGGTAAAGCTTATATCTTCTTCCTACTAATGTGATAACAAAGGTGAAATGGAGACAGACTAGTAAAACTATGCATGATTACAATAATTATGACATAGAAAAACCCCAGGCTATGTACAATAGATGGATTGGTGCTAAATCATGACCCTTTTATTGCTTCTATGATGAattactaaattaataaataaactagttACCCTGTAATATGTGTGCTCCCTTGTACAAACAAGGACTGAAATGGATCACTCATTGGCAGAATCATCTTACTATCTTCTTCATCTATCATCCATAGTGAGTCTGGACAATAATCCCATATTGGAGAAGCTAAAATTTCTTCATTATATCCTCCGTAAACTGGTTTAATACTCTCTTCTGGAGACAACTCAATGTCGTTCCATATTTCGTCCATTGAATACCCTTCTTCACCATCACAGTCATGAATTTTAGAACTTTTGTTTTCATTTGCAGCATATATATCAAGTCCTCTGCTGTCATAAAAGTTTCTCTCCCTGGTGTCTATGATTGGCTGTGAATCCGCGGCTAGACTTGGACTGGCTGATGATATCGACGAAGAACAATTAGAGTGTGATGGGGAGGGAGACATGGACCTTTTCTTCTCTTGAGACTCCTTCCTCATGTAGGTTCTCCAATAATTCTTTATCTCATTGTCTGTTCTTCCAGGTAATTTACGAGCAATTCTTGACCATCTGCAGTAAAAGTTAATGACTTTAATACAAAACAGGAGAAATTTAATatcaatcacaaaaaaaaaaaaaaaaaactagtacTAATAAACAAGAGATATGATCTGGTCCATCATATGCATATCATCCGGACCTATTCCCCCATTTGGAGTGAAGCTCCACAACCAAGCGTTCTTCGTGGGGTGTCATCTTTCCTCGTTTGAGACCAGGATGAAGATAATTAACCCACCTTAACCTGCAACTCTTACCTGTTCTTTTCAAACCTACAACAAA
This region includes:
- the LOC108205875 gene encoding transcription factor MYB59 — its product is MLSCSGKWNNIDKKWRAREKNSGENLEKKMVQEEIRKGPWTEHEDVQLVFYVNLFGDRRWDFIAKVSGLKRTGKSCRLRWVNYLHPGLKRGKMTPHEERLVVELHSKWGNRWSRIARKLPGRTDNEIKNYWRTYMRKESQEKKRSMSPSPSHSNCSSSISSASPSLAADSQPIIDTRERNFYDSRGLDIYAANENKSSKIHDCDGEEGYSMDEIWNDIELSPEESIKPVYGGYNEEILASPIWDYCPDSLWMIDEEDSKMILPMSDPFQSLFVQGSTHITG
- the LOC108207271 gene encoding uncharacterized protein LOC108207271, which gives rise to MGRHVFLRIVDAVSNFDPYFQQRIDAVGRKGLSPLQKCIAAMRMLAYGVSVDAVDDYVRIGESTAVEGLKKFVSNVVTIFEGEYLRKPNSNDMQRLLQMGEARGFPGMMGSIDCMHWQWKNCPKAWKGMFMSGHKGVATLILEEVASSDLWIWHAFFGVAGSNNDINVLDRSPVFDDVLQGRAPEVNYTINGNNYNIGYYLTDGIYPEWATFVKTIPRPQGEKRKLFSKYQKSQRKDVERAFGVLQSRFAIVRGPARFWDKEDLGRIMRACIILHNMIVEDERDTYATQFGQLPTYDDATNGLSEPNLGEEPSIPYETYIQNSMQMRDRRAHRQLQNDLVEHIS